In Deltaproteobacteria bacterium GWC2_55_46, a single window of DNA contains:
- a CDS encoding redox-active disulfide protein 2 produces the protein MKKIQILGTGCPKCKKLTESAELAAKELGIDYEIEKITDVNRIISFGVMMTPALAIDGVVKAAGKVLTPQEVKLLLM, from the coding sequence ATGAAAAAAATACAGATACTCGGCACAGGATGCCCTAAGTGCAAGAAGCTGACCGAGTCTGCGGAGCTTGCCGCAAAAGAGCTTGGCATCGATTACGAGATCGAGAAGATAACCGATGTCAACAGGATCATCTCGTTCGGCGTGATGATGACCCCGGCGCTCGCAATCGACGGTGTTGTCAAAGCGGCAGGGAAGGTGCTCACTCCGCAAGAAGTAAAACTGCTGTTAATGTAA